attaaattaaattttagtaatttattatatatttttaaaattttaatatcaatagtttttttcttttttcataattttataaaatatcgaatatatagtttaaaataataaataaacaattcaaCTCTTacccataaattaaaatttatattctgttttttatatatatcattatttttctataatttttcgCATCAGTTAGGGAGGATAACAAACATTCATGtaaggggtgtggaaacagTCCCAAatcagctaatttaggaaatgatcataggtttataataaaaaatactctctccacTGGTATGAGAcgttttggagaagcccagaacaaagtcatgagagcttatacacaaagtggacaatatcataccattgtggagagtcgtgttcgtatAATAGAAACCTCGtactagtagacgcgttttaaaaatcttgaggggaagtccgagaAGGGaggtccaaagaagacaatatctgttagatGTAGATCCCGATAGGAGAtgttcaaagaagacaatatttgttagatgtgagagtcgtgttcgtctaacagaaACCTCGtactagtagacgcgttttaaaaatcttgaggagaagcccgagaGGGGATgaccaaagaagacaatatttgttagatgTGAGAGTCGTGTTCGACTAACagaatcttgaggggaagccgaGAGGGGAtgtccaaaaaagacaatatcggttagatGTAAGAGTTGTGTTCGGCTAACAGAAACCTCGTAccagtagatgcgttttaaaaatcttgaggggaagtccgagaGGACCGAGAGGAGaggtccaaagaagacaatatcgatTAGACGTAGATTTAGACTTCCTTAGTAACCACGGTTAGAGATCGACAACTTTTAAGCTTTACATGGAACGGTTTTAAAGATGTAGACAAATTGGATGGAAATTTAACTAATTGGGTACCATGTGTGGGCATTTCAGCTATATAACTTAGAGATGCTACTACTACAAGCTCCAAACCAAGCATCAGCGCCCAACCGCGTGACAGACAGCCGCGTGCTGAGCCAACTACTAAGCCAAAAGCTCGTCCCCACAAAGGAACACAACCCCATCAAGCGCGCATATCGCTCTCTCCGCTACTTCGTCGAGGACAATTGGAAGCGCATTTGGGTCATCTCTCTATGGCTTGCCATTTGCGCTGCTCTCTTTGCTTGGAAGTTCATCCAGTACCGCCAACGAGCCGTCTTCCATATCATGGGCTATTGTGTCACCACCGCCAAAGGTGCCGCTGAAACCCTTAAGTTCAACATGGCCATCATCCTTCTCCCTGTTTGTAGGAATACTATCACTTGGCTTCGGAGTAAGACCAAGCTTGGTGGAGTTGTCCCTTTTGATGACAATGTCAACTTCCATAAggtacctttttcttttttgttgttgttgctgccCACCATGTGTTTGATCATTTGTCTCTGCTGAATTTTCCCTTATGTGTGTTGCTGTTGTTGCAGGTTTCAATTTCTTGAGTTTGATTTGGAAAATGATTGGTTTAAATCCTCATTTTGACActatgtttttgttgttgttgttgcccGCCATGTGTTTGATCATTTGTCTCTGCTGaattttccttgtttttgtTGCTATTATTGCTGGTTTCAATTGCTTGAGTTTGATTTGGAAAATTATTGGTTTAAATCCTCATTTTGTCACTTTCCTTTTATTGTATGTTCTGTTTTGGTCCATGAACATTTAGAATATCTCGTTTCGTCCTTGAATAAGTACCAAAATGGAAcaaacttgaaaatttgaggACCAAAATGTGATCTAAACCAAAATGAAGTGTTTGGATTTTGATTGATATTGTTAAGAAGAGgcataaaagattaaatatattctaactaGTTTAAGTTTTTGGATTCCTCCTTGATGTTACTAGCTTACTTGTTAACTTTCACATTTGAGGAGCATTAAGGATATGCATAGAGGATTAAAATGTGTTATCGTCCATCATTATCGTTTCGAAACTCGAAAGCTGAAGTGGTTGGGTTGggaagaattaaatttaataagaaCGTGAATTTGCATTTGCTTGGATTAGGTAATTGCTGTTGGGATAGCCATTGGAGTCGTTTTACATGCTGGAGCGCATCTTACCTGTGACTTTCCAAAGCTACTCCATGCAACCGATGCCGAATACGAACCAATGAAGCCATTTTTTGGGGAAGTGCGGCCGAATAACTACTGGTGGTTTGTGAAGGGGACGGAAGGGTGGACCGGGGTTGTGATGGTGGTGCTAATGATCATAGCATTCACCTTGGCTCAACCATGGTTCCGCCGCAACCGCCTGAACCTCCCAAAAACCATCAAGAGACTCACAGGCTTCAATGCCTTTTGGTACTCTCACCATCTCTTTGTCATTGTCTATGTCCTCTTCATCATCCATGGATACTACCTTTACCTCTCCAAGGAATGGTACAAAAAGACGGTGAGTTTTTTTTCGATCTTGTCGAACTttataacaaacaaagaaCGTAACCAAACTATATCCAAATAACATTTTGTTTCATTGTCGAATATAGACATGGATGTATCTAGCTGTTCCTGTTTTGCTCTACGCGTGCGAAAGATTGATTCGTGCATTTCGATCGGGCTACAAAACAGTGAGGATTCTAAAGGTCTACACCCTTacacccttttcttttttcttgcttgCCTAGAAAACTCACAAATTTTCTCGAGAAAAAAGTATGAATTTATGCTGatagaaaaaatgaaactctCAGGTTGCTGTGTATCCTGGAAATGTTCTGGCATTGCAAATGTCAAAGCCTCAAGGATTCAAGTACACAAGTGGACAGTACATATATGTGAACTGTTCTGCTATTTCTCCCTTCCAATGGTAAATCCTACACCGTCTGATCTTCTCCATCACCATGATCATCATGATCAATCAAGATCATCATGATAATTGGTTTGATTGGAATTAACGGATGTGATCGAATTTTGTTGCAGGCATCCATTTTCGATTACATCTGCTCCAGGGGATGATTACTTGAGCATTCACATTCGCACTGCGGGAGACTGGACTTTGCAGCTCAAGAACATTTTCTCCAAGGTACttgcttaatttttttcatatgactaatgattttgttttcttttatcaaatttcataaacataaagcttttaaagttttgaagtttgatttttaaatactataaTGTTGCCCTCTGTCACGCAGATATGTCAGCCTCCATCTGTTGATCAAAGTGGTCTTTTAAGAGCTGACATGCGCCAAAGCAACAACAAAATCAGGTTGCCAAGGCTGTTGATAGACGGACCATATGGAGCTCCAGCTCAAGACTACAAACAATATgatgttcttcttcttgtggGGCTCGGGATCGGTGCCACCCCGCTGATCAGCATTGTCAAGGATGTACTCAATAACATCAAGGAGCAGAAAGACATTGAAAATGGCGTTGCCGATAAGAACTCCAAGCCCTTTGTCACCAAACGAGCTTACTTCTACTGGGTCACCAGAGAGCAGGGCTCATTCGAATGGTTTAGAGGTGTCATGGATGAAGTTGCTGAGAACGACCGAGACAGAGTGATTGAACTGCACAACTACTGCACCAGCGTTTACGAAGAGGGTGATGCTCGGTCTGCCCTCATTACCATGCTCCAAGATCTCAACCATGCCAAGAATGGTGTCGATATCGTGTCGGGAACAAGGGTGAAGACTCATTTTGCTAGACCCAACTGGCGCAATGTCTTGAAGCATGTTGCTGTTAATCATCCAGATCAACGAGTTGGTAAGCATTTGCTAAATTTACATATTTACCATTTGATTCTATGATCTCGAGATGATTACAAAACGCACCCTCGTAATCATATCTCCGGTTCTAAAACGATCTCATGATTAGTCGTAACTCGAATGCACACGACTCATTTGTATAATTGGATTGAAATGTGAATGCAGGAGTGTTTTACTGTGGAGCACAAGGATTGGTTGGAGAGCTAAGGAGACTGTCCCAAGACTTTTCTCGGAAAACAACCACCAAATTTGATTTCCACAAGGAGAATTTTTAGAGTATAAttaaattggatttttttttttgtttttttttttttaatttagaaatttttaagaaattgtaTTATAGTGTAATTCTCTTGTTGTTGGGCATATATTTATACATGTTTGCTTAGTAGCTTTactaaaagatttaaaaatattagtatTACAGGAAGCTGTattgaatatttcttataaaatacaaatcttttttgaataataagatttcatatttaatagattcttttctttatgcCCTTTTTgcttaatattatattttctaagtgagtttttatttgttcaaaTGGTAATATCTTTGTTATAATCATGCTCAACCATTTTCCCTCCTAATCACTGACTCACATCCTCTAACTTCCTCTCTTCCGCTAGAAATTTCTTgagaatttgaagattttcGTTGGCGGTTCGGTTGAAATTATGTTCATAAATGTCTTCACgtgaacgatttggatcaaatcatttttaacAGTTATGAAGTTAGGTCATATTTACAGTGTTATTAGAATAAGGTACCCAACCTAACAGTTACGAAGTTAGGTTGTATTAACAGTGTTTTTAAGTTCTTAATTGAACATGTTCCTATTGTCAACTTCCTGAGATTCGAGCCCAGGTCCACAACATGGAATTCTCATAATATgtccaaaaaaaaagtcgTTTACTCTAAATATTTGTAGACTtatgctttatttttaaactggataagaaaatagaaggttCTTATGCACCCAACCTTACTTAGGATGCAAGGCCCTTAAGAAACATAATTGTGGCTGCTGGGATTCAAGCCCAAGTCTCCACGCCCACAACATGGAATTCTtaccactaaactacagccacatgatatattataaaaaaagtacTTTACTCTagaatttttctaattaattttgatgttacAATGTTGAGATCATTAGTGTCAAGTTCGTATTCAGGTGCAAATCTTGGTCATGAAATATTTACActtagtttaatttatttaaatgtagcaaaaaaagattttaagcCATTTAAAGTAAATAGCAGCTATAACTCACTCCCTTGAGTTCACCACCATAGAACTCAACAGTTACACCGACCAGTTCAACACTATACTTCAATTCTACTCTTCGAAAAGGAAGATCGCCTCTAACAATTCTGTCGCTGTCTACCAAAACAACCGGAAATGTTTTCAAAAAGGGTCGGCATACGNCTGTCTACCAAAACAACCggaaatgttttaaaaaaggaTCGGCATACGGCGTACAAAAAGTGTGTGCCCTTCTTACAGCTATTCCATCCCCCTTGTCCATGGAACCCGCTCTGAATAATCTACCTTTTGTGGGATTATTCCCGATGTAATCATAAAAAAGCTCATTTTGTAACTTTGATTTTGGCTAACCCGGCACTAATCCTTCGATATTATAATACATCATTGTGAGGGTCACCACATAACACTCCTATTCTTTAAATTGGTTTGCGCCCTAACGCTAGACCATATATCATATTCAAGCCTACCAGAGGCTTTATAAGAAACATAATTGTGGCGGCTGGGATTCGAGCCCAGGTCTCCACAGCCACAACGTGGAATTCTTTCAATCCTAGAAGTTTCACCCTTGTTTGCAATATGCATGTATCTATGTAGGAGAAGTTTCACCCTTTTTATCCTTCTTAGTCAATGGGGTAAAATTTGGTTATGCCAGTTATGTCCCTGCAAGTAATTCATACCAGTATTGGTAGCACCATAAATTTTGGTTATGCCCCGTTCCACCAATCCGTGCAAGTATTGGTAGCGTCACcgtcaaatttatttatatgcaTGAGAATTGTAGTAATTACCTATTTTTGAGTAGGTGAATTATATTGAACTGTGTGATGTGGCCTTGGAGACAATTATCTATTAAACACAACTctttgtgggaaacactcgcactatTGATTAAAatcaatcgagaagagattacaagacactTTCTAAAAACTATTACACTCTGTGCTTTATATTTCTTTGGGATGAAAACATTGGTAGGGCGGAGGGGTATTTACAGTAAAGACTAGacaatttatttgttaaacATTTATTCGtaaaatacctaaaattttcctaaattaattaggtatctttatttttaaaataactaaaggattttcctaaaatatctaccatctttattcctaaaatatctaaattattttcctaaaatatgtaaaatacttgaattattttgataaagTGCACAAGTAATCTGCTCGTATGATTATTGGGTTTGATCTTATTGAGCTAGTGACGATATTTTAACACTCTCCCTCAACACTAGTTCTTATTCGTCGTACCATATTGAGTTGACAGCAAAAGCCCTCATGTTTGCAAATATTTAGCACTATTGTAGACAAATCTACCACTTGGTCATGTGTATTCTTCCTTCAAGACTGTCTCTAATAAAATGACGGTGCACCTTCACATGCTTTATTCTACCATGAAACATCAAATTTTCTACCAGGCGAACCGTAGGTTAGTTGTCGCAATGAAGTGGTATCGATAGTATACTTTTTGGTGCAAGTTTTTCATTAACAGTTTCAGCCACGTAATTTCTTGAACTACTCAAATCTTCAGATAGCATGATATCCTGCATAGTCAGCATCACGATATCTAGCTAGCTTGTAGTCTTCGCTTATTTTGAACAAAAGATCATAATTgattgtacctttgacatatctTAAGATCCGTTGAGCTGCATCCAAATGAGGCTTCTTTGAACTTTGCATGTACTGACTAATGATTCTAActccattttcaaattcttttggTTGGTCTATGTAGATCTCTCTGTTTAAGTCTTCGTGCAAGAAAGCATTCTTCGTATTCATCTGTGCcataattttcaatctttatttACCATAAGTGTTGGAGGAACTTGTACAATAACGATCTTCGCCACTAGACTAAACGCTTCATCATAGTCTAATCCATATTGCTGAGAGAACCTTGAATCTAACTCCAAGCCTTGTATCTCTCAATTTATCCATTCATAGTACACTTTGTTTTGTAAATCCACTTGCAAAAGATGGATTTGATATCTCCTGACACTAGTttccaaatttgattttactcgtagattataatttctttatcCATTGCCTACTCTCAAGCCATATTTTGCGATGCCTCTTCATACGTCTTTGGCTCTTTATGTAATGAcccgaaaaaataaaaaggaaaaagaaaaaaaaactcagtcgTCGGAAAACTCGCGAGTTTTTCGGAGACCGCCGAGTTTTGCAAATCCCACGCGAAACGACAACCGCACCCCGCTCAGCCTTCAACCCACGACTCCCAGAACCTATCAGAGTACctacaaatattgaaaagaaagaaaatacgagagagagagagagagagagagagagagagagagagagagagagagagagagagagagagattttgaataaTGTCCGTGAGTTTCCAATTTTTCCGACGAGTCCCAAACCGCTCCAAAATCGACGTCAAACGCTCAGTAACCATCACGAGAAGGTCCTTAATGATAGCACAATAACTCAAAGTACGTTTTCTGCCCATTCGTAAGTACCGTTGTCGATAATTGAGGTCGAATAATTGGATTTTCCTAAACGTTCTTACATTCTATTGTTTTAGGAAATTTTAGGCCACAAAACTttgaggaaggaaagagggaCGACAAAcagagaggaaaaggaagaaagatgaCCGAAATCAGCAACGGAAAAGCCGCAGGacggagagagaaaatgcgaCAGAAAATTGCTCAGAAGTCCGGTAAGGAAGAAGGATCCATCGGATCTGGGTTAGCCGGAATCGAATACCCAGACCCAAGACTCAAACCAATCTAAGTCTAGCTCGTGAAATCAAGGCCCAACTACATTGGCCCAAACCTCAATCCAGCCCAAAAGCCATGGTTAagttgaaccaacccgagaccagacccacggtccaatcAAACCGGCCTGCAACCCAAACACTTGCACCCAGTCCAGTAAATCGAGCCCCAACAACCAGCCCGGCCTAGTAGCCTTCTGCAGCAGTCGACCCGAACCGGAGTGTGacccgcgcctcgacccgaCGCACACTGCACGATGTGGCGCGTTCTACTTCTACCACGTGGCACATAGCGGCGCAGGCGGTCCCTCGGCTCGGCGGCTCCCAGCGGCTGTTCGGCTCAGCTCACCTGTTTTCGGCCTggtttccactgtttcgaccctcccggaCCTGTTTTCGGCCCCAATTAAGGTATTTGAGGCCGTTTTAGAGtcatatttcacatttattgaattattggtaaattaattgtgaaatactaacggaagGTGGcaaacggtgtgataggaaacaaactccGGCAacgtaggaagcagctctcacggaacgggagcttacgtttatctaattagggagtacttcggccaaggccaaccaagtaggtggccttactataggatagactaaagattgtttgaattatgatgatgtatgagcaTGACGTGTTGTGATGTATGTTAAATGTacgttatttatgttttgatgCATGACGTAcaattatatttgatgcacttaatgacttttatgatgagtatgatatATGCATGACGATGTTGCTAGCATGATGATGTTTTACATGTTGAACATGCCTTAGGATGTTGtatgtcatattgcatcatgtcatAGATcaacataggacacaacccgaagagtaagaaaatgatattaatgtaaatatctaTGAGCACGTGTTACACAGTGTAACAAAGAGAGGAGattagagggttgtgtcagaagagacgtataattggatttagagggacgtcatgcatattgtatgttcataagcatagggctacttcccctagagatgatgagtatggacgcgcaccgtatgataAGCCCGAA
This sequence is a window from Cucurbita pepo subsp. pepo cultivar mu-cu-16 chromosome LG04, ASM280686v2, whole genome shotgun sequence. Protein-coding genes within it:
- the LOC111792855 gene encoding respiratory burst oxidase homolog protein B, with the translated sequence MEGQENKPGDSWSDTESTGSSKRVAFSGPLTGPSVAYKRTSSYSSSTRSTMRIKDDDQYVEITLDVRDDTVSVQNIKGGDSETAMLASRLETKRPTLGSQLSFKLKQVSQELKRMTSSKSFNRIDRTKSGASRALNGLRFMTKSVGSEAWSEIDNRFNELAINGELPKSLFARCIGMESSEFAGELFDALARRRGITSTSITKGELREFWEQIIDESFDARLQIFFDMVDKNADGRITGKEVKEIIALSASANKLSKIQEDAEEYAALIMEELDPDNLGYIELYNLEMLLLQAPNQASAPNRVTDSRVLSQLLSQKLVPTKEHNPIKRAYRSLRYFVEDNWKRIWVISLWLAICAALFAWKFIQYRQRAVFHIMGYCVTTAKGAAETLKFNMAIILLPVCRNTITWLRSKTKLGGVVPFDDNVNFHKVIAVGIAIGVVLHAGAHLTCDFPKLLHATDAEYEPMKPFFGEVRPNNYWWFVKGTEGWTGVVMVVLMIIAFTLAQPWFRRNRLNLPKTIKRLTGFNAFWYSHHLFVIVYVLFIIHGYYLYLSKEWYKKTTWMYLAVPVLLYACERLIRAFRSGYKTVRILKVAVYPGNVLALQMSKPQGFKYTSGQYIYVNCSAISPFQWHPFSITSAPGDDYLSIHIRTAGDWTLQLKNIFSKICQPPSVDQSGLLRADMRQSNNKIRLPRLLIDGPYGAPAQDYKQYDVLLLVGLGIGATPLISIVKDVLNNIKEQKDIENGVADKNSKPFVTKRAYFYWVTREQGSFEWFRGVMDEVAENDRDRVIELHNYCTSVYEEGDARSALITMLQDLNHAKNGVDIVSGTRVKTHFARPNWRNVLKHVAVNHPDQRVGVFYCGAQGLVGELRRLSQDFSRKTTTKFDFHKENF